GCAGGCAGCTTTTCGTTGTGGTCGCCAGCTTCATTAAGCTGGTGTTGTACTCGGGTTGGGCAGCTTCCATGCACTCGACCGAGTACTGCGGATGATCTACGCAGTGGTAGCTGAACTTGGCGTAGAAAGTGAGTTCGATTTCATCCACCTCCTTCACCATGCGCGACAAACATGCGTCCGAGAGCTAGTTAACGAGTTAACGGTTAGCATATGGCATTGTTTGTCCAGCCCAGTGCGTCCAGCATACCTTTGCCGATTCCGGAAAAGCGCCAACTACCTTCATGAGTGGTTCCCGGAGATGGACCTGAATGCCGTATTTTACGTTGTGGATGTAGAAACTCTTCTTGGTGGTGTCCAGGTCAATTTTCCTGAAGGCCTGCAGAAGCTGGCGCACATGTGTGTTGGTTGCCTGCGCTGGGTTCACCTGGATCGAGGACAAAGCTGTGTTATGAAAACTCACAACCGCAAGTAATAATATACTCAGGCTCAAACGTACCTGGAGCAcgcaaaccaaaccgaacgcCAAGAGAATCAAAGTTGCCTTGCTGTCCATGGTGATGTTCTCGGGAGTCTTGAGTTCACTCTCTAATCCGCCCAGTACTCGG
This region of Anopheles cruzii unplaced genomic scaffold, idAnoCruzAS_RS32_06 scaffold00217_ctg1, whole genome shotgun sequence genomic DNA includes:
- the LOC128275974 gene encoding uncharacterized protein LOC128275974, with the translated sequence MDSKATLILLAFGLVCVLQVNPAQATNTHVRQLLQAFRKIDLDTTKKSFYIHNVKYGIQVHLREPLMKVVGAFPESAKLSDACLSRMVKEVDEIELTFYAKFSYHCVDHPQYSVECMEAAQPEYNTSLMKLATTTKSCLRQ